A stretch of Anolis sagrei isolate rAnoSag1 chromosome X, rAnoSag1.mat, whole genome shotgun sequence DNA encodes these proteins:
- the HPS4 gene encoding BLOC-3 complex member HPS4 has translation MASSESSPNAWWHCFFLYDGSKVKEEGDPTRAGICYFHPKETPMERQELLCGQLAGMLRCVSEISGSAPDLIRFRKLKFSIGTHGEFLWVLGCEAGTPDSACKQLQRNLMGIFRFYHGTLQKAYAVHSKEELGCKWEKYIEYLLRNTSDLHRIFNSLWALDKTKVEPLLLLKAALILQSCQRVTHVLGGCILFHGQVVSTQLPPDLTAKVMIQEAEIQEGQLPPGVQMLPVFLSKQEVASLRDFPLEWTSGVQEVSAEGSSPFAEDDLSPGSDPSSSSLERMTLYVHCVRSVTLCLLAEEAFKDPEGVFQSSLASLNGLEVHLRETQIQDGRPHAKATPSYTFGHFDSTQRILTSNFLPWDHLFLRAASRIHDTFEQIPSASEISVRSGGSSCACSLYALRGPLLLQEAYYFPAAGPHLSPPPPSSFGGPDTKDALFLLPGKAKQKLLKHGFNLL, from the exons ATGGCTTCTTCTGAATCATCACCAAATGCCTG gTGGCATTGCTTCTTCCTTTATGATGGATCCAAAGTCAAAGAAGAAGGAGATCCAACCAGAGCTGGAATTTGCTATTTCCATCCTAAAGag ACTCCAATGGAGCGGCAGGAGCTGTTGTGCGGCCAGCTTGCTGGAATGTTGCGCTGCGTCTCGGAAATTTCTGGTTCGGCTCCGGACCTGATCCGCTTCCGGAAGCTGAAATTCTCCATTGGCACCCATGGGGAATTCCTCTGGGTTCTAGGCTGCGAAGCCGGAACCCCGGACTCTGCTTGCAAGCAGCTCCAGCGCAACTTGATGGGGATTTTCCGCTTTTATCATGGGACCCTGCAAAAGGCGTATGCA GTCCATTCGAAGGAGGAATTGGGCTGCAAATGGGAGAAATACATAGAGTATCTCCTGCGCAACACCAGCGACCTACACCGCATCTTCAACTCCTTGTGGGCCTTGGACAAAACAAaa GTTGAACCCCTTTTGTTGTTGAAGGCGGCCCTTATTTTGCAAAGTTGCCAAAGGGTCACCCACGTTCTGGGTGGTTGCATCCTCTTCCACGGCCA GGTCGTCAGCACTCAACTTCCTCCTGACCTCACCGCAAAGGTCATGATCCAGGAAGCGGAAATACAGGAAG GTCAGTTGCCTCCAGGTGTCCAGATGCTTCCTGTTTTCCTCTCCAAACAGGAAGTGGCCTCCCTCCGCGACTTCCCCCTTGAATGGACTTCCGG AGTTCAAGAGGTCAGTGCCGAGGGTTCCTCCCCTTTTGCTGAAGATGACCTTAGCCCTGGAAGTgacccttcttcctcttccttggaGCGAATGACCTTGTATGTCCATTGCGTCCGGAGTGTGACCCTCTGCCTTTTGGCCGAAGAAGCTTTCAAAGACCCTGAAGGCGTG TTCCAGAGCAGCTTGGCATCCTTGAATGGGCTGGAGGTCCATTTGCGTGAGACCCAAATCCAAGATGGCCGCCCTCATGCCAAGGCCACCCCCTCCTACACCTTCGGCCATTTTGACTCCACGCAGAGGATCCTCACCA GCAACTTCCTGCCTTGGGACCACCTGTTCCTGCGCGCCGCCAGTCGCATCCATGACACTTTCGAACAAATACCCTCTGCTTCCGAAATCTCTGTCag GAGTGGTGGTTCTTCATGTGCCTGTTCTCTCTATGCACTGCGCGGGCCTCTCTTGCTACAGGAAGCCTATTACTTCCCTGCTGCTGGCCCCCATCTGTCCCCTCCTCCACCGTCCTCTTTCGGCGGTCCAGACACCAAGGatgccctcttccttttgcctggaAAAGCCAAGCAGAAGCTCCTCAAGCATGGATTCAATCTCCTCTGA
- the ASPHD2 gene encoding aspartate beta-hydroxylase domain-containing protein 2, protein MGFLSALSLRDLVAAGIHAFRDSDTFAVAATTALAALFVWYCYRVGREQQQRARARNPVATRPDALPDGSGPFSNSRLYRNLQEYAKRYSWSGMGRIHKAIRNNPAAAFRNTPSIQNPGVFFLQDLPTSPYFPREAQKHDVELLERNFQTILAEFEGLPYLNDNEYSHPHYNNPPPGWKVKATPTGEHVTFDLVSRGLVVGRNCRHCPKTYRLLSGLRTCMATGNVFGNARFCVLRPGTTTEERYGPSNIRLRCHLGLKTPSNCELVVGGEPQCWAQGRCLLFDDSFLHTARHAGPVEEGPRVVFLVDLWHPNVAAAERQALDFIFAPGR, encoded by the exons ATGGGCTTCCTGTCGGCTCTGTCCTTGCGCGACCTGGTCGCCGCAGGGATCCACGCCTTCCGGGACAGCGACACATTTGCCGTGGCAGCAACCACCGCGCTGGCCGCCCTGTTTGTGTGGTACTGCTACCGGGTTGGCCGCGAGCAGCAGCAGCGTGCCCGGGCCCGGAACCCAGTTGCAACCCGCCCTGATGCCCTTCCAGATGGTTCTGGGCCATTCTCGAACTCCCGGCTGTACCGGAACCTGCAGGAATATGCCAAGCGCTACTCATGGTCAGGGATGGGCCGCATCCACAAGGCCATCCGGAACAACCCAGCGGCGGCCTTCCGGAACACCCCATCAATCCAGAACCCAGGAGTGTTCTTCCTCCAGGACCTTCCCACTTCCCCATACTTTCCCCGAGAAGCCCAGAAGCATGATGTTGAGTTGCTGGAGCGCAACTTCCAGACCATCCTGGCCGAGTTTGAGGGACTCCCCTATTTGAATGACAATGAATATTCGCATCCTCATTATAATAACCCACCCCCAGGGTGGAAGGTGAAGGCCACGCCCACCGGAGAGCACGTAACCTTCGACCTGGTTTCCCGGGGGTTAGTTGTTGGGCGGAATTGCCGCCATTGCCCAAAGACGTACag GTTGTTGTCGGGGCTGCGGACCTGCATGGCAACAGGGAATGTCTTTGGGAACGCCCGATTCTGCGTCCTCCGACCCGGAACCACAACCGAGGAGCGATACGGGCCCTCCAACATACGCCTACGCTGCCACCTGG GTCTGAAGACTCCCAGTAATTGTGAACTGGTGGTTGGCGGGGAACCCCAATGCTGGGCTCAAGGGAGGTGCCTTCTCTTCGATGACTCTTTCTTGCATACCGCCAGACATGCAG gTCCTGTGGAAGAGGGCCCTCGTGTGGTCTTCCTGGTGGACTTGTGGCACCCCAACGTGGCCGCGGCTGAGAGGCAGGCCCTTGACTTCATCTTCGCTCCGGGACGGTGA